Proteins encoded in a region of the Tetrapisispora phaffii CBS 4417 chromosome 12, complete genome genome:
- the CSC1 gene encoding Csc1p (similar to Saccharomyces cerevisiae YLR241W; ancestral locus Anc_8.400): MINYLFNMTSSSLTLDDEGHSPDFRKPTAQVVTTQLLTASLLGLFALVSFSLLLKRLPKLYASRKYKNNGGLQLPTWDESSVFAWIPVVYKINDMQLLEYAGLDAFVFLGFFKMCIKFLSICSICAVFVISPIRYHLTGRYDDGSEYGDNSTILTYFPGHLTKRFSYLDKINPNYPEATYLFLLMYVVFTYFFTFLAIKMLISQTRLVVNTRQMFLGKQNTITDRTILLSGIPIELRDTKELKKRIEQLNIGKVSTITICREWGVLNRLHHCREEVMRQLELKFAECPVELLNNNERIGAENYSLNNNRNNIETVSTTEESSERIRGRQSDIENQYETSPEDDLDDNFLYSELQINERPTIRTSYWGLFGKKVDAIDYYWKQLKFIDQEIEDARKKHYSATPTAFVTMDSVANAQMAAQAVLDPRVNYFITKLAPAPHDIRWDNVCLSRRERLTKGYAVTTFIGLSSLFLIIPVSYLATLLNLKTISKFWPSLGKLLKENKWAQNLVTGLLPTYLFTLLNVVIPYFYEYLTSYQGLISYGEEETSLVSKNFFYIFVNLFLVFTLAGTASNYWGYLSDTTKIAYQLATSVKEFSLFYVDLIILQGIGMFPFKLLLVGSMIGFPLFKIQAKTPRQRKELYNPPIFNFGLQLPQPILILIITLIYSVMSTKILVSGLAYFVIGFYVYKYQLVFATDHLPHSTGKVWPLIFRRVIAGLLLFQLTMAGTLAGFEGGWVLSSWLLPLPIITFTYLYDFQNNYLPLLQYIALSSIKENESTETTGERTTTTSSNENYQYSYLVDGLDSPMLSTRETIS; encoded by the coding sequence ATGATTAATTATCTGTTTAATATGACATCATCTAGTTTGACACTGGATGATGAGGGACACTCCCCAGATTTTAGGAAACCTACAGCACAAGTTGTCACAACTCAACTATTGACTGCTAGTCTTTTGGGTTTATTTGCATTGGTTTCATTCTCACTGTTGTTGAAAAGGTTACCGAAGTTATATGCAAGCAggaaatataaaaataatggtGGATTGCAGCTGCCTACCTGGGATGAATCTAGTGTTTTTGCTTGGATTCCTGTAGTTTACAAGATTAATGATATGCAATTATTGGAATATGCCGGTTTAGATgcatttgtatttttagGTTTCTTTAAGATGTGCATCAAGTTCCTTTCTATTTGTAGTATATGTGCTGTATTCGTTATTTCTCCTATCAGATACCATTTGACAGGAAGATATGATGATGGATCAGAGTATGGAGATAATTCTACGATTTTGACGTACTTTCCAGGACATCTAACAAAGAGATTTTCTTACTTAGATAAGATAAACCCAAATTATCCAGAGGCGACATACTTGTTTTTATTGATGTATGTTGTTTttacatatttttttacGTTCCTGGCAATTAAAATGTTGATATCTCAAACAAGACTGGTTGTAAATACTAGACAAATGTTTCTTGGTAAACAAAATACAATTACAGATagaacaattttattatctgGGATTCCCATTGAATTACGTGATACTAAAGAActgaaaaaaagaattgaacAGTTAAATATAGGCAAAGTTTCAACGATCACCATTTGTAGAGAGTGGGGTGTATTGAACAGACTGCATCATTGTAGAGAGGAAGTCATGAGACAATTGGAATTGAAGTTCGCAGAATGTCCAGTcgaattattgaataataatgaaagaaTCGGAGCTGAAAACTACAGtttgaataataacagAAATAACATTGAAACAGTAAGTACAACAGAGGAGTCATCGGAACGAATTAGAGGAAGACAGAGTGATATTGAAAACCAGTATGAAACTTCGCCGGAGGATGACCTTGATGACAATTTTCTGTATTCTGAATTGCAAATAAATGAAAGACCTACAATTCGTACTTCGTATTGGGGTTTATTTGGTAAGAAAGTCGATGCAATTGACTACTATTGGAAGCAATtaaaattcattgatcAAGAAATCGAAGATGcaagaaaaaaacattattcAGCAACCCCAACAGCGTTTGTAACAATGGACTCGGTCGCAAATGCTCAAATGGCTGCACAAGCAGTGTTAGATCCGAGAGTTAACTATTTTATTACTAAGTTGGCGCCTGCTCCACATGATATTAGGTGGGATAACGTTTGTTTGTCAAGGAGAGAAAGGCTAACAAAGGGATATGCTGTAACGACTTTTATCGGTCTTTCAAGCTTATTCTTAATTATTCCTGTTTCATATTTAGCAACACTTTTGAATCTGAAAACCATTTCCAAATTTTGGCCAAGTCTAGGTAAGTTACTGAAGGAGAACAAGTGGGCACAGAATTTAGTCACTGGATTATTGCCAACCTATTTGTTTACTTTATTGAACGTCGTAATTCCATATTTCTATGAATACTTGACATCTTATCAAGGTTTGATCTCATACGGTGAAGAAGAAACATCTTTAGTTTCcaagaattttttttatatctttgtTAACCTATTCTTAGTGTTTACCTTAGCTGGTACCGCTTCAAATTATTGGGGATATTTAAGTGACACAACAAAAATTGCTTACCAATTAGCAACATCTGTGAAAGAATTTTCATTGTTTTATGTTGATCTAATTATTCTACAAGGTATTGGTATGTTCCCATTCAAACTTTTATTAGTCGGCAGTATGATTGGTTTCCCATTGTTTAAAATACAAGCCAAAACACCAAGGCAAAGAAAAGAGCTATACAATCCACcaatctttaattttggCTTGCAATTACCACAAcctattttaattttaatcaTTACATTGATTTATAGTGTAATGAGTACTAAAATTTTGGTTTCTGGGTTAGCTTATTTTGTGATCGGATTCTACGTCTACAAATATCAACTAGTTTTTGCTACTGATCACTTACCACATTCGACAGGTAAAGTATGGCCACTTATCTTCAGAAGAGTGATTGCAGGTTTATTACTCTTCCAATTAACAATGGCAGGTACTTTAGCAGGTTTTGAAGGTGGGTGGGTCCTCTCGTCATGGCTGCTCCCATTACCAATAATAACATTCACTTATTTATACgattttcaaaataattacTTACCATTATTACAATACATTGCATTAAGTTCGATTAAAGAAAACGAATCCACAGAGACAACTGGGGAGagaacaacaacaacttcatcaaatgaaaattatcaatattcaTATCTAGTCGACGGATTAGATAGTCCTATGTTATCAACAAGGGAGACAATATCATAA
- the MSS116 gene encoding ATP-dependent RNA helicase (similar to Saccharomyces cerevisiae MSS116 (YDR194C); ancestral locus Anc_8.402), giving the protein MMNILLNASKASHSVAMPLLRRVGNGMAVRGLQSTAIGLAGYYNGGRDGDRNGGYRNKRSDANYGNRQSFNNGGGDRYGGRNNNYNNRRGGYGRNNRNDMSRREPDDSLKSSKFTKVVVVPKEDTESTITLDSLHEEKILNDDLYEAVNAMGFPSLTPVQQKTIKPILENDKVDVITRAKTGTGKTFAFLLPIMEHLMRSNVAGSDSVRSVIVAPTRDLALQIEEELRKIYSKNRELRKFGSLSLVGGTDYRRAIRILLDKQPSIVIGTPGRLIQTLDEYGEQCFKDVDFKVLDEADRLLEIGFKTDLEYISSTLNKLNSKGEAHIRTLLFSATLDDKVQILANDIMNKDECLFLDTVDKNAPEAHENIDQSVVMTDSYADSLFATIQHIKNKVDTEPEYKAILFSPTVKLTTYICNRLYKVFGRSFPILEFHGKISQARRTYLVKDFKKIKSGLLVCTDVGARGMDFPNVGEVLQLGVPTELANYVHRIGRTARAGKEGASILFMCKDELPFIETLRSEKKIEIKHVNEYEKDEDLVKTITDHPGRPYEVKEAILSVMSSYQACQDNYRFNGNKLFPNIAGAYGALLSEPGLKIPFPDRSKLQMFGFARARFANEIFDFDAQKDDEGSHGDDYQKSSRGSNYGRNSYNNRDGQTGYRSFNGEKRNYRNNRSSSRY; this is encoded by the coding sequence ATGATGAATATTCTGTTAAATGCTTCCAAAGCGTCACACTCGGTGGCTATGCCTCTACTACGTAGAGTTGGTAACGGCATGGCTGTTAGGGGCTTGCAATCCACAGCTATAGGGCTTGCTGGGTACTATAATGGCGGCCGTGATGGTGACCGTAACGGTGGCTATAGAAATAAGAGAAGTGATGCGAATTATGGTAATAGACAAAGTTTCAACAATGGTGGAGGAGACAGGTATGGTGGGAGAAACAATAACTATAACAACAGACGTGGTGGCTATGGTAGAAACAACAGGAACGATATGTCCAGAAGAGAACCTGACGATAGTTTGAAGTCATCGAAATTCACGAAAGTCGTGGTTGTTCCAAAGGAAGATACTGAATCCACTATCACTTTAGACAGTCTGCACGAGGAAAAAATCCTTAATGATGATCTTTATGAAGCCGTCAATGCTATGGGCTTCCCAAGCTTGACTCCAGTGCAACAGAAGACTATCAAGCCGATCTTGGAAAATGATAAGGTTGATGTCATCACAAGAGCAAAGACAGGTACAGGTAAAACTTTTGCGTTTTTGTTACCTATCATGGAACATTTGATGCGTAGCAACGTCGCAGGTTCAGACTCCGTCAGATCCGTGATTGTCGCACCAACTAGAGATCTGGCATTGcaaattgaagaagagtTAAGAAAGATATATTCCAAGAACAGAGAATTAAGGAAATTTGGTTCTTTGTCTTTGGTTGGTGGTACCGACTACAGAAGGGCCATCCGTATTCTGCTTGACAAACAACCAAGCATTGTCATTGGTACTCCAGGTAGATTGATTCAAACTTTAGACGAGTACGGGGAACAATGTTTCAAGGACGTAGATTTTAAAGTTCTAGACGAAGCTGATCGTTTATTGGAAATTGGTTTCAAGACAGATCTAGAATACATTTCCTCTACTTTAAACAAGTTGAACAGTAAGGGGGAGGCACATATCAGAACTCTATTATTTTCAGCCACTTTAGACGACAAAGTTCAAATCTTAGCTAATGACATCATGAATAAAGATGAATGTTTGTTTTTGGATACTGTTGACAAGAATGCACCAGAAGCTCATGAAAATATCGATCAATCCGTTGTGATGACAGACTCATATGCTGATAGTTTGTTTGCAACAATTCAACACATTAAGAATAAAGTTGATACTGAACCAGAGTACAAAGCCATTTTGTTTTCACCAACAGTGAAATTAACCACATACATCTGTAATAGGTTATACAAAGTGTTCGGAAGATCATTCCCAATTTTAGAGTTCCATGGTAAAATTTCTCAAGCAAGAAGAACCTATTTAGTAAAAGACTTTAAGAAAATTAAGTCAGGTTTATTAGTATGTACCGATGTTGGTGCTCGTGGTATGGATTTCCCAAATGTTGGAGAAGTTTTACAACTAGGTGTTCCAACCGAACTTGCTAATTATGTTCACCGTATCGGCAGAACAGCTAGAGCCGGTAAAGAAGGAGCTTCTATTCTGTTTATGTGCAAGGATGAACTTCCATTTATCGAAACTCTACGTtctgaaaagaaaattgaGATTAAGCATGTCaatgaatatgaaaaagatgaagatttGGTTAAAACAATTACCGATCATCCAGGGAGACCATACGAAGTGAAAGAAGCCATTTTATCTGTCATGTCATCATACCAAGCTTGTCAAGACAATTATAGATTCAACGGCAACAAACTATTCCCAAATATTGCAGGTGCATATGGTGCTTTATTAAGTGAACCTGGTTTGAAGATACCTTTCCCAGACCGTTCCAAATTACAAATGTTTGGTTTTGCTAGAGCACGTTTCgcaaatgaaatatttgatttcgATGCACaaaaagatgatgaaggCTCGCATGGAGATGATTATCAGAAATCTTCCAGAGGAAGCAACTACGGCAGAAACTCGTACAACAACAGAGATGGCCAAACTGGTTACAGATCCTTTAATGGTGAAAAGCGTAACTACAGAAATAATAGATCTAGCTCTCGTTACTGA
- the CAB5 gene encoding putative dephospho-CoA kinase (similar to Saccharomyces cerevisiae YDR196C; ancestral locus Anc_8.404), translating to MLIVGLTGGIASGKSTVSRRLKEHYKITVIDADQIARDIVMPGESAYKKIVEHFQENIPDLLLNDKQLNRAALGQWVFGNADELKVLNGITHPSIRLQIFKSILLCYLKGYKMCVLDVPLLFEANLDAFCGITISVICTSELQIERLQSRNPGLSIEEVHNRLNSQMSLEDRIARSDYILENNASLAALYDQIDLLVTKITPTSMRTVLEYIPPLAFISAAATVCSKKITIGWRESHKPPQAKLK from the coding sequence ATGCTAATTGTTGGTCTTACCGGCGGTATTGCCAGTGGGAAGAGTACTGTGTCAAGAAGACTGAAAGAACATTATAAGATCACTGTAATAGATGCCGATCAGATAGCCAGAGATATTGTTATGCCTGGCGAATCGGCATACAAAAAGATTGTGGAACATTTCCAAGAGAACATCCCTGATTTACTACTAAACGACAAGCAATTGAATAGGGCAGCATTGGGACAATGGGTATTTGGCAACGCAGACGAACTGAAGGTTCTAAACGGAATCACTCATCCTTCCATTCGGTTACAGATATTTAAATCCATCCTATTATGCTACTTGAAGGGGTACAAAATGTGCGTGTTAGACGTCCCATTACTGTTCGAGGCCAACCTGGACGCATTCTGCGGAATTACAATAAGTGTTATATGCACCAGCGAACTGCAGATAGAAAGATTGCAATCAAGAAACCCTGGCCTCTCGATAGAGGAAGTGCACAACAGATTGAACTCCCAGATGAGCCTAGAAGACCGTATCGCAAGATCCGACTACATCCTGGAGAACAATGCCAGTCTAGCAGCTCTCTATGACCAAATAGACCTGCTAGTGACCAAGATAACCCCGACATCAATGAGAACCGTCTTAGAATACATCCCACCTCTAGCATTCATCAGTGCAGCAGCAACCGTCTGCTCAAAGAAGATCACCATCGGATGGAGGGAATCCCACAAGCCACCACAAGCCAAACTAAAATAA
- the CBS2 gene encoding Cbs2p (similar to Saccharomyces cerevisiae CBS2 (YDR197W); ancestral locus Anc_8.405): MQRVPRVYAAGSSPLGFYLASQIARIPSHNKFPEVILLLEDEKKLNRFLYKDSNLDFQFRKNNVLLPIQMMASCNPPVYSNGELSVIENLIISAPTSPSFYSTLFKYKNSLNGSSNILLINPEFGFLKGLHSLWKEKTEVPNILIGFVKNYDSFNPPVRFVKEEFQLRVNPPQLDFIVSYFPTNLKNYSYSNDLEHLKYMKEKNPLLKIISKASSLSFSLPRPNKLNVMHSTYGELLIIRMEELIVNSCIDSLTTVYDCIYPSDLLKVDNLEIIVSNVINEQIAVLKREFKFITNIPFTNIALDSKRIYNVVNNKIVQSNASIHKHKLQSNHLNLKYSDANPKVFMKYARYRQMNILWTETIMNLAEEQKQLNRTKFFDYHN, from the coding sequence ATGCAGAGAGTTCCAAGGGTGTATGCAGCAGGTTCATCACCATTGGGTTTTTATTTAGCTTCCCAGATAGCTAGAATACCTTCACACAATAAGTTTCCAGAGGTTATTTTACTTTTAGAAGATGAGAAGAAGCTGAATAGGTTTTTATATAAGGATTCTAATCTCGATTTCCAATTCAGGAAGAATAATGTTTTACTGCCGATCCAGATGATGGCATCATGTAACCCTCCAGTTTATTCGAATGGAGAATTATCAGTAATAGAGAATTTGATTATATCGGCACCAACATCTCCTAGTTTCTATTCCACACTGTTTAAGTATAAGAATTCATTAAACGGAAGTTCGAATATTCTTCTGATAAACCCTGAATTTGGTTTCTTGAAGGGTTTGCACTCGTTATGGAAAGAAAAGACTGAAGTACCCAACATTTTGATTGGTTTTGTGAAAAATTACGATAGTTTTAATCCACCGGTTCGTTTTGTAAAAGAGGAATTTCAACTTAGAGTTAATCCCCCACAATTGGATTTTATTGTCTCTTATTTCCCGACCAATTTAAAGAACTATTCatattcaaatgatttagaacatttaaaataCATGAAGGAGAAAAAtccattattaaaaattatttctaaGGCATCGTCTCTTTCATTTAGTCTCCCCAGACCAAACAAACTCAACGTAATGCATTCCACATACGGAGAACTTCTAATCATAAGAATGGAAGAGCTAATAGTGAATAGTTGCATCGACTCGTTAACGACCGTTTATGATTGTATATACCCCTCAGATCTTCTTAAAGTAGACAATCTAGAAATAATAGTCTCCAATGTTATCAATGAACAGATTGCGGTCTTGAAGAgagaatttaaatttatcactAACATCCCATTTACAAATATTGCATTAGATTCCAAAAGAATATACAATGTtgtaaacaataaaattgttcaaAGTAACGCAAGCATTCATAAACATAAGTTACAGTCAAATCATCTAaacttaaaatattcagaTGCCAATCCCAAAGTATTCATGAAATATGCAAGATACAGACAAATGAATATTCTTTGGACTGAAACGATAATGAACTTAGCAGAAGaacaaaaacaattgaacCGTAcgaaattttttgattatcaTAATTGA
- the TPHA0L00990 gene encoding uncharacterized protein (similar to Saccharomyces cerevisiae VPS64 (YDR200C) and FAR10 (YLR238W); ancestral locus Anc_8.408) produces MGKEKVDMGSRLRISTNVDIMSGGSHRLEADPHDSTAYEPLERLFQDQLPRKLPRRQKCVLILILKSLNSTFETKYLKLPFKPDGLRLGRPVAANNKNSSANILTTNKTDNGIDKETQQFPMVKPDTGYFDSRVLSRNHAVLSCDPKDGQIYIRDLNSSNGTFLNGKKIKSNEEYAVKVGDVIDLGTDIDNKTEHKKISAFVEDIAYIPILSIGGAMNRMINDDVDFTTNDNTNSMLSERNILTINTRIKPYSIQSDITTLAAYESNILGYNNPLILEDAILGVETEMLSGIYVNNSMGTSSDLMDVFKILATEISLNKSEALTCKSIEKYIQNFITNIEYLKKFNIEKNDNLLAKLQSNLKETLSKQHTDKMEAFQNLVDTLETDMDDLKNKMNIKKIEHEESILAIKNEIEDFKTRVEVENYKKSQLKKGKGQTNESSRSSYSRGDSSSSSLSNRNNDMVNDTNSKSDTNNESSETISRNNKVNEYKAYGKLPITSLKNILIAGSIAIAIIWSFIKS; encoded by the coding sequence ATGGGAAAGGAAAAGGTTGACATGGGAAGTAGACTGAGGATTTCTACCAATGTTGATATAATGTCGGGAGGATCTCATCGACTCGAGGCAGATCCACATGATTCTACTGCTTACGAACCATTGGAACGATTGTTCCAAGATCAATTGCCAAGGAAGTTACCAAGAAGACAGAAATGTGTACTcatattgattttaaaatcgTTGAATTCAACTTTCGAgacaaaatatttgaagcTTCCTTTCAAACCAGATGGTCTTAGATTAGGTAGGCCAGTAGCTGcaaacaataaaaacagCAGTGCAAATATATTGACAACTAACAAGACCGATAATGGTATTGACAAAGAAACGCAACAATTCCCAATGGTGAAACCAGATACAGGGTATTTCGATTCAAGAGTTCTTTCAAGAAACCATGCAGTACTAAGTTGTGATCCAAAAGATGgccaaatatatattcgtGATTTGAATTCGAGTAATGGGACATTTCTAAATGGCAAAAAAATCAAGAGCAATGAAGAATACGCTGTGAAAGTTGGGGATGTGATTGATCTGGGTACAGATATAGATAACAAGACAGAAcacaaaaaaattagtgCGTTCGTTGAAGACATAGCATATATTCCAATCCTATCCATTGGTGGGGCAATGAACCGAATGATAAATGATGATGTCGATTTTACAACTAATGACAATACTAATTCCATGCTATCTGAAAGAAATATCCTTACCATTAATACCCGAATAAAACCATATAGTATACAGTCTGATATTACAACCTTGGCTGCATATGAATCGAATATATTGGGGTATAACAATCCATTAATTTTGGAAGACGCCATTTTAGGTGTAGAGACAGAAATGTTAAGTGGAATTTATGTGAACAATTCGATGGGAACTAGCAGCGATCTGATGGAcgtttttaaaatattggctactgaaatatcattaaataaatcagAAGCTCTGACGTGTAAGTCTATTGAAAAGTATATACAGAATTTCATTACAAATATAGAGTAtctcaaaaaatttaatattgaaaagaacGACAATCTCTTAGCAAAATTGCAAAGTAACCTTAAGGAAACATTATCAAAACAACATACAGATAAAATGGAAGCATTCCAGAATTTAGTTGATACATTAGAAACGGATATGGATGATTTGAAGAATAAGATGAACATAAAAAAGATAGAACATGAAGAGAGCATTTTGGCCATAAAAAACGAAATTGAAGACTTCAAAACAAGGGTAGAAGTAGAGAACTATAAAAAATCACAATTAAAGAAAGGAAAAGGGCAAACTAATGAATCATCTCGAAGCTCTTATTCTCGAGGAGactcatcatcttcatctttgTCAAACAGGAACAATGATATGGTTAATGACACCAATAGTAAATCTGATACGAATAATGAATCTAGCGAGACTATTTCAAGAAACAACAAagttaatgaatataaagCATATGGAAAATTACCAATAACTTCActcaaaaatattttaatagcAGGAAGCATTGCAATTGCAATTATATGGAGTTTCATAAAATCTTAA
- the MSC2 gene encoding metal cation transporter MSC2 (similar to Saccharomyces cerevisiae MSC2 (YDR205W); ancestral locus Anc_8.413) produces the protein MTIQTFLTRVPLLLSYPTVILSSRLVVVLNDNDVPPDIGSFQVAILRYILRLFLIPIFTASSFVSIGYMLRSLHDKRYIFPIFLFTFIASCLTYLLGSVQTTAITLLSINLLFSKYYELNENKKNKLTLKELIFIYFPLYIVSSIVYCVRNNEKLQNFRDYSNRLICPTLTYTIIISLLYFSVPYIILPLIEQKKSQMESVNVDNISTNRKMVSFSLLLLQVSSFVLIYFSTLWITVFKVQFLIVFVFSGSLVVFYLTLQDLMNSNTVMNSNSQLIFKNLHVAWITKFTTFYTGIMSLLLNYLSFKTFTGRKTTDILTVLYIILSEGLLYWTTNNYQHKETHHSHLHDSNGKHSHSEGKHEDMHDIYKLSPHEHSHTPLGVFREMASNQETRSIFSFLLLNTTFMFVQLLYSFRSKSLGLLSDSLHMALDCTSLLLGLLAGILSKRPPSDKYPFGFEYLETITGFTNGILLLGIVAGIFIQAVGRIFNPIQIEGTNELIIVASLGLGVNIIGLFAFDHGGHSGHSGNDNMRGVFLHVLADTLGSVGVIISSVLIKFTHIHIFDPIASILIGVFILISAIPLINSTSRSILLKLDDKKHNNLKSALHKISTTPGISGYTSPRFWPNIPNASGHSHGHSHSHDHSHNHEDIDSNNYSHNHKHDYLTNSEKTEEKPITLVGYIHIQYVEGENSTIIKKRVEKIFETFQIKAWIQVESTASYCWCRASSYLSQVMNTQNLPSEKLS, from the coding sequence ATGACCATCCAAACGTTTTTGACAAGAGTACCATTGCTCCTGTCATATCCTACTGTTATACTATCGAGTAGACTGGTTGTGGTTTTGAATGATAACGATGTGCCTCCAGATATTGGGTCTTTTCAAGTCGCTATACTTCGATATATTTTGAGGCTATTTTTGATACCAATATTCACAGCAAGTTCATTTGTATCAATTGGATATATGTTAAGAAGTCTACATGATAAGAGATACATTTTcccaatatttttattcacATTCATTGCAAGTTGTTTAACGTACCTACTGGGCTCAGTTCAGACAACTGCAATCACACTTTTGAgtataaatttattattctctaaatattatgaactgaatgaaaataaaaagaataaattgaCTTTAAAGgaattgatttttatttatttccCATTGTATATTGTCAGTTCGATAGTCTATTGTGTCAGGAATAATgagaaattacaaaattttaGAGATTATTCAAATAGATTGATATGCCCAACTTTAACATATACTATCATCATTTCCCTGTTGTACTTCTCAGTTCCATACATTATTTTACCACTGATCGAACAGAAGAAGAGTCAGATGGAGTCTGTAAATGTCGATAACATCAGCACAAACAGAAAGATGGTCTCCTTCAGTCTTTTGTTGCTCCAGGTATCATCATttgttttgatttatttcaGTACTTTATGGATTACAGTATTTAAAGtacaatttttaattgtttttgtttttagtGGAAGTTTAGTAGTCTTCTACTTAACACTGCAAGACTTGATGAATTCCAATACAGTAATGAACTCTAACAgtcaattaatttttaaaaatttacacGTTGCTTGGATCACTAAATTTACTACATTTTATACAGGTATCATGTCTCTgcttttgaattatttatcttttaaaacatttacAGGACGTAAGACCACAGACATATTGACggttttatatataattctATCAGAAGGACTTCTATACTGGACAACAAACAATTATCAACATAAAGAAACTCATCATTCACATTTGCATGATAGCAATGGAAAGCATTCTCATTCTGAAGGTAAACATGAGGATATGcatgatatttataaattatctCCTCATGAACACTCACATACGCCATTAGGTGTGTTCAGAGAAATGGCATCAAATCAGGAAACCAGGTCTATCTTCTCCTTCCTGTTATTGAATACTACTTTTATGTTTGTTCAGTTACTATACTCTTTCCGTTCAAAATCTCTAGGTTTATTATCTGATTCATTGCATATGGCCCTAGATTGTACTTCATTACTTTTGGGTTTATTAGCTGGTATTCTATCTAAAAGGCCACCATCTGATAAATATCCATTTGGATTCGAATATTTGGAAACGATTACAGGATTCACCAATggtatattattactaGGTATTGTAGCAGgtatatttattcaagCTGTTGGAAGAATTTTTAATCCAATTCAAATTGAAGGAACGaatgaattaattattgTGGCTTCTCTTGGTTTAGGAGTTAACATAATAGGGTTGTTTGCATTCGATCACGGTGGACATTCTGGCCACTCAGGCAATGATAATATGAGAGGTGTATTTTTACACGTATTAGCGGATACTTTGGGCTCTGTTGGTGttataatttcttcagTTCTAATCAAATTCacacacatacatatatttgatCCTATTGCATCTATTTTAATCGGGgtttttattcttataaGTGCTATTCCATTAATCAATTCAACATCAAGAAGTATATTGCTGAAGTTGGACGATAAAAAACACAATAACTTGAAAAGTGCGCTACataaaatatcaacaaCTCCGGGAATTTCTGGTTACACTTCTCCAAGATTTTGGCCAAATATACCAAATGCTTCTGGTCACTCTCATGGACACAGTCATTCACATGATCATTCGCATAATCATGAGGATATagattcaaataattacaGTCATAATCACAAACATGATTATCTAACTAATTCAGAGAAAACTGAGGAAAAACCTATTACACTAGTGGGATATATTCATATACAATATGTCGAAGGTGAGAACTCGacaattatcaaaaaaagagttgaaaaaatatttgaaacatttCAAATCAAAGCATGGATACAAGTAGAATCAACAGCTTCTTATTGTTGGTGTAGAGCATCTTCATATTTATCCCAAGTAATGAACACACAAAACTTACCATCCGAAAAACTTTCATAA